In a single window of the Bos javanicus breed banteng chromosome 16, ARS-OSU_banteng_1.0, whole genome shotgun sequence genome:
- the LOC133227700 gene encoding lymphotactin-like yields the protein MKLLILTCLVICSLAAYTVEGVGSEVLEKSICVSLTTQRLPIKNIKTYTIKEGSMKAVIFITRRGLKVCADPHVDWVKKAVRTIDRSTRRNVSQSKPTQAQQSPNTAVTLTG from the exons ATGAAACTTCTCATCCTGACCTGCCTGGTGATCTGCAGTCTCGCTGCATACACTGTGGAAG GTGTGGGGAGTGAAGTTCTAGAAAAGAGCATCTGTGTGAGTCTGACTACACAGCGACTGCCAATTAAAAACATCAAGACCTACACCATCAAGGAGGGCTCCATGAAAGCAGTGAT ATTCATTACCAGACGTGGCCTTAAAGTCTGTGCTGATCCCCACGTTGACTGGGTGAAAAAAGCCGTCCGAACAATAGACAGGTCCACCAGGAGAAATGTGAGCCAGAGCAAGCCTACACAAGCCCAGCAATCCCCCAATACAGCTGTGACCCTGACTGGGTAG